One region of Triticum aestivum cultivar Chinese Spring chromosome 6B, IWGSC CS RefSeq v2.1, whole genome shotgun sequence genomic DNA includes:
- the LOC123136760 gene encoding protein YIF1B-B isoform X2 yields the protein MNSDLGGLGPRPANAPPNPFESAMYGAGPGLIRTGLGAYGEKFLGSSSEFMQSNITQYLSDPQYYFQVNSQYVRNKLKVVLFPFFHRGHWTRITQPVGGRLSYKPPIQDINAPDLYIPLMAFGTYIVIAGYALGVLGRFTPEALTLQFTRGLVGWFLQVVLIKGLLYSLGSGEAPLLDIVAYAGYGFAGTSLAMLARIFWSYLYYFIMPWFCLCTGVFLVKTMKRVLLGGPRSYERHPSRNHYFLLFLAVVQFPMLFWLGNISG from the exons ATGAATAGTGATCTGGGTGGCTTAGGTCCTAGACCTGCAAATGCACCACCAAATCCTTTTGAAAGTGCCATGTATGGTGCTGGACCTGGACTGATCCGTACTGGACTTGGAGCATATGGAGAGAAATTTCTTGGTTCGAGTTCTGAGTTCATGCAGAGCAAT ATTACTCAATATTTGTCCGACCCTCAATACTATTTTCAAGTCAACAGCCAGTATGTGAGGAACAAACTGAAGGTCGTCTTGTTCCCTTTCTTTCACAGG GGCCATTGGACGAGAATAACTCAACCTGTAGGAGGAAGGCTATCGTACAAACCTCCAATTCAGGATATCAATGCACCAGACCTGTACATCCCTTTGATGGCGTTTGGCACCTACATTGTCATTGCTGGATACGCATTGGGAGTCCTTGGAAG GTTTACCCCTGAGGCACTGACCCTACAATTCACGAGAGGTCTAGTTGGCTGGTTTCTGCAAGTCGTCCTCATCAAAGGTTTGCTGTACTCCCTGGGCAGTGGTGAAGCGCCATTGCTAGACATTGTGGCGTATGCTGGGTATGGATTTGCTGGCACATCTCTTGCGATGCTGGCCCGCATCTTCTGGAGCTACTTATACTACTTCATCATGCCATGGTTCTGTCTCTGCACTGGCGTGTTCCTCGTGAAGACCATGAAGAGAGTTCTTCTGGGTGGACCAAGGAGTTACGAGCGGCATCCGAGTCGAAACCACTACTTTCTGCTCTTCCTGGCGGTCGTTCAGTTCCCGATGCTGTTTTGGCTCGGCAACATCAGTGGTTGA
- the LOC123136760 gene encoding protein YIF1B-B isoform X1: MAAMNSDLGGLGPRPANAPPNPFESAMYGAGPGLIRTGLGAYGEKFLGSSSEFMQSNITQYLSDPQYYFQVNSQYVRNKLKVVLFPFFHRGHWTRITQPVGGRLSYKPPIQDINAPDLYIPLMAFGTYIVIAGYALGVLGRFTPEALTLQFTRGLVGWFLQVVLIKGLLYSLGSGEAPLLDIVAYAGYGFAGTSLAMLARIFWSYLYYFIMPWFCLCTGVFLVKTMKRVLLGGPRSYERHPSRNHYFLLFLAVVQFPMLFWLGNISG, encoded by the exons ATGGCAGCAATGAATAGTGATCTGGGTGGCTTAGGTCCTAGACCTGCAAATGCACCACCAAATCCTTTTGAAAGTGCCATGTATGGTGCTGGACCTGGACTGATCCGTACTGGACTTGGAGCATATGGAGAGAAATTTCTTGGTTCGAGTTCTGAGTTCATGCAGAGCAAT ATTACTCAATATTTGTCCGACCCTCAATACTATTTTCAAGTCAACAGCCAGTATGTGAGGAACAAACTGAAGGTCGTCTTGTTCCCTTTCTTTCACAGG GGCCATTGGACGAGAATAACTCAACCTGTAGGAGGAAGGCTATCGTACAAACCTCCAATTCAGGATATCAATGCACCAGACCTGTACATCCCTTTGATGGCGTTTGGCACCTACATTGTCATTGCTGGATACGCATTGGGAGTCCTTGGAAG GTTTACCCCTGAGGCACTGACCCTACAATTCACGAGAGGTCTAGTTGGCTGGTTTCTGCAAGTCGTCCTCATCAAAGGTTTGCTGTACTCCCTGGGCAGTGGTGAAGCGCCATTGCTAGACATTGTGGCGTATGCTGGGTATGGATTTGCTGGCACATCTCTTGCGATGCTGGCCCGCATCTTCTGGAGCTACTTATACTACTTCATCATGCCATGGTTCTGTCTCTGCACTGGCGTGTTCCTCGTGAAGACCATGAAGAGAGTTCTTCTGGGTGGACCAAGGAGTTACGAGCGGCATCCGAGTCGAAACCACTACTTTCTGCTCTTCCTGGCGGTCGTTCAGTTCCCGATGCTGTTTTGGCTCGGCAACATCAGTGGTTGA